From one Thermatribacter velox genomic stretch:
- a CDS encoding uroporphyrinogen decarboxylase family protein produces the protein MLSPRERMLKALRFEEPDRVPTFTNLTPQIAEKLGRFLGLPSEPEDSFLSTRISHTEILLSLGNDAVGVGPGRGKSKETRLCEDGTLIDEFGFVCKGTEFYDEIIKRPLEEAETADDVLNYPLPEALDTWRWRKAEQMIAKYSSSYAIIGDLEATIFELSWNLVGMEKFLIDLVMKKEYVFTLLDRIQEDYAFPCGKKLVDMGVDVLWIGDDFGTQRGMLISPDFWRKHFKPRYASLISRWKKLNPELKIAYHSCGSIFPIIPDLVEVGVDILNPIQPKAFGMDLARIKRDWYGILCLFGGVDEQEILPFGTPQDVKQEVWKRFQQAGKGGGYIIAPSHNIQPDTPLENVLAYFDAVKSCRYSS, from the coding sequence TTGTTAAGTCCACGAGAACGAATGTTGAAGGCTCTTCGTTTTGAAGAGCCAGATCGAGTACCGACTTTCACTAATTTGACTCCTCAAATTGCTGAGAAGCTTGGTAGGTTTTTGGGTTTGCCTTCTGAGCCAGAGGATTCTTTCCTTTCTACCAGAATTTCGCATACGGAGATTCTTTTGTCTTTGGGCAATGACGCGGTTGGTGTAGGACCAGGAAGGGGCAAGAGTAAAGAGACTCGTCTTTGTGAGGATGGAACTCTTATTGACGAGTTTGGCTTTGTTTGTAAGGGGACGGAGTTTTATGATGAAATTATCAAACGTCCTTTGGAAGAAGCCGAAACCGCCGATGATGTATTAAATTACCCTCTTCCTGAAGCTCTTGATACCTGGAGGTGGCGAAAAGCGGAGCAGATGATTGCTAAGTATTCTTCTTCCTATGCCATCATAGGGGATCTTGAGGCGACCATTTTTGAGTTATCCTGGAATTTGGTAGGGATGGAAAAGTTTCTTATAGATTTAGTCATGAAAAAAGAGTACGTTTTTACCCTTTTGGACCGTATCCAGGAGGATTACGCTTTTCCCTGTGGTAAGAAATTAGTTGATATGGGTGTTGACGTTCTCTGGATAGGTGATGATTTTGGGACCCAGAGAGGTATGCTTATTTCTCCCGATTTTTGGAGAAAACATTTTAAGCCTCGTTATGCCTCTCTCATTAGCCGCTGGAAAAAGCTTAATCCGGAACTCAAGATTGCTTATCATTCTTGTGGTTCTATTTTTCCTATTATTCCCGATCTTGTAGAGGTAGGGGTTGACATTTTGAATCCCATTCAGCCCAAAGCATTTGGAATGGACCTGGCAAGAATCAAGCGAGATTGGTATGGTATTTTATGCCTTTTTGGCGGCGTTGATGAGCAGGAGATTTTACCTTTTGGAACTCCCCAGGACGTGAAACAAGAGGTTTGGAAAAGATTTCAACAGGCAGGGAAAGGTGGGGGTTACATTATAGCTCCCTCGCATAATATTCAACCGGATACGCCACTTGAAAATGTTCTGGCTTACTTTGATGCAGTAAAAAGCTGTAGGTATTCCTCGTAA
- a CDS encoding sugar ABC transporter substrate-binding protein yields the protein MRKFLVVALLLGVFLSSMAFAAEFMGFDPLKFKGEMLSSDTLKAMVQEAMKVTPPKNGKNYVFAFANLQRDITFCMAVEEGIKKNCEAAGIELVIADNRLSGPTALANAESFITRNVDFVIEFQTDVKFGPVIMQKFNAAGIPVIAIDIPMPGATFFGVNNPLAGFLGGSYLGQAALAKWGLDKVKEGYLVVGALPQSGVVPAMRTEGQIAGFLASVPGFPEDHVITFDTKNTLDYSRSQMVNVLARIPEGVPIMCTAINCQSATGIVRALQFTKRDKDAIVVGLGCDETGQEELAKEGNIYVADPASFPERYGNYLIPAALMKLAGMELPEGIFVQHVIVTPMNLCEYYPKWPCSTPEGYPQLEYKFPKDGYNAFLESLREKYPDYAQLIPENME from the coding sequence ATGCGTAAATTTTTAGTTGTAGCTTTATTGCTGGGAGTTTTTTTGAGTAGCATGGCTTTTGCAGCAGAGTTTATGGGTTTCGATCCGCTTAAATTCAAAGGAGAAATGCTTTCTTCTGATACGCTTAAGGCCATGGTTCAGGAAGCCATGAAAGTTACTCCTCCTAAGAATGGCAAAAATTACGTTTTTGCTTTTGCTAACCTTCAGAGAGACATAACTTTCTGCATGGCAGTTGAAGAGGGGATTAAAAAGAATTGCGAAGCTGCAGGAATAGAATTGGTAATAGCTGACAACCGCTTAAGCGGTCCCACGGCGCTGGCGAATGCAGAGAGTTTTATTACTCGTAATGTAGATTTCGTCATTGAATTCCAGACTGACGTCAAGTTTGGGCCAGTAATTATGCAAAAGTTTAACGCGGCTGGAATTCCGGTAATTGCTATCGATATACCTATGCCTGGAGCAACGTTTTTTGGCGTAAACAACCCACTGGCAGGTTTTCTTGGTGGAAGCTATCTGGGCCAGGCAGCACTTGCTAAATGGGGACTTGACAAGGTTAAAGAAGGTTATCTGGTAGTTGGCGCTCTCCCCCAGTCAGGTGTAGTTCCAGCTATGAGAACCGAAGGCCAGATTGCTGGATTTTTGGCTTCGGTGCCAGGTTTCCCCGAAGACCATGTTATCACCTTTGATACCAAAAACACACTTGACTACTCACGAAGTCAGATGGTTAACGTACTGGCCAGAATACCTGAGGGTGTTCCCATAATGTGTACTGCTATAAATTGTCAGTCAGCAACTGGCATTGTAAGGGCGCTTCAATTTACCAAGCGCGATAAGGATGCTATAGTGGTTGGGTTAGGTTGCGATGAAACTGGACAGGAAGAGCTTGCGAAAGAGGGAAATATCTACGTTGCCGATCCTGCTTCCTTCCCCGAGCGTTACGGTAATTACTTGATTCCAGCTGCTTTGATGAAACTGGCTGGTATGGAACTTCCAGAGGGCATTTTTGTGCAACACGTGATAGTCACCCCTATGAATCTCTGTGAGTACTATCCTAAGTGGCCCTGTAGCACTCCTGAGGGGTATCCTCAACTTGAGTATAAGTTCCCCAAGGACGGGTATAACGCATTTTTGGAGAGCTTGAGAGAAAAATATCCTGATTA